The stretch of DNA ggaggcggagctggcagtgagccgagatcgcgccactgcactccagcctgggggacagagcgagactccaaaaaaaaagtggccaagtgcggtggctcccgcctgtaatcccagcactttgggatgccaaggggGGGGGGTTGATCcggaggtcaagagattgagaccatcctggccaactaatatggtgaaaccccatctctactaaaaatacacaaattagctgggcgtagtggtgcacacctttagtcccagctactcgggaggctgagacaggagaatcgcttgaacccaggaggcggaggttgctgtgagccaagatggtgccacagcactccagcctgggcgacaaagcgagactctgtctcaaaaaaaaaaaaaaaaaaaaaaaaaaaaaaaaagactcgcGGAGACCTAGCGCATCCAGGTGGGAGACTGGTGTGTTCCGCGCGTCCGCTCCTCAGCGGATGTGGCAGCCCCGAGCCATGGCTCTCGCTGTCCGAGTCGTTTATTGTATCTTCAGCTCAAGAAGAAGTTAGAAGATAAGTTCCCCGGCCGCCTGGACATTTGCAGCGAGGGAACTCCCCAGGCCACCGGGTTCTTTGAGGCAATGGTAGCCGGGAAGTTGATTCACTCTAAGAAGAAAGGCGATGGCTACGTGGACACAGAAAGCAAGTTTCTGAAGCTGGTAGCCGCCATCAAAGCCGCCTTGGCTCAGGGCTAATGCGCGCTGAAGGCAGAGTCCAGGGACCTTGACCCAGCCCCTCTCAGCAGACATTTCATGATAGGAAGGACTGAAAAGTCTTGTGGACGCCTGGTCTTTCCCTGATGTTCTCGTGGCTGCTGTTGGGGAGCAGAGATTGACGCCCCTGGTCTTTGCCTCTGTGTGGGAgagtctgtgtgtatgtgtcttccCTAGAATCCACACCACCCCACCCTCCTCCTGTCCCCTGGTTTGATCATATCTCTTTGCATACCCCATGTCTTCCCCAGTTGTCCCCTGGAGTTTGTGGGGACATCCCGCCTCAGGCATCCTTCTCAAGGGGAAGCCAAGAGAGGCATCAGGATGGGTGGGTTTCTGATTGTGGCGACCTTTGCAACCATTcaagattcaataaatattggacGAATttaaccgaaaaaaaaaaaagagcagccagagaaaacCACACTAGGAGTGACCTTAGAGCAGGCACTGAAGGACAGCATGGTATGGCAGGCAGAGGGCATGGCAAGGGCACGGCCCCTTCCTTGGCTCCTCAAACCGGGGAAGTCAGTTCCCCTCTTATGACCAGACAAAGCAGCCTGCACCTTTTTGGCCAGCCCCAGCACCCTTGTGAGTATTCTGTCATCTTCTCCTTAGTCTGTGGGCTTCTGAGGCCAGGGAACACATCTGTGCTGTTCACTAGCCCAGTGCCTACCTCATCATTGCTGtcagctcccaggctggagtgcaatggtatgatcttggcttagTGCAGcgtcaaattcctgggctcaaatgattctcctgccttagcttctgagtagctgggactataggtgcatgccaccatgcccggctaatttttttttttttttttgagaccgcaTGTGGCTGTTGCCCAGCTATGGTACAGTGGCGCAtgtatagctcactgcaacctcgaattcttgggctgaagcaatcctcccacctcagcctcccaagtagctaggactatagacgagtgccaccacacccggctaattttaaacattttttgtagaaatgtcactatgttgcccaggctggtatcaaactcctggactcaagcaatcctcccgccttggcttcccagagtgctgggattataggcgccggCTACCATGAGTGGtctcatttgactttttttttgagacagagtcttgctctgtagcccaagctggagtgcagtggcgtgatctcacctcactgttacctctgtctcctgggttcaagcgatgctcctgcctcggcttcccaaatagctgggattacaggcgtgcgtcaccacacccagctaattgttttgtatttttagtagagacgggatttcacatgtcagccaggctggtctcgaactcctgacctcaggtgatcctcctgcctcagtctcccaaagtgctgggattacaggcacgaaccactgtgcccgacttcatttgacttttttttttttttgagatgcagtcttgctttgttgcccaggctggagtgcaatggcgcaatcttggctcactgcaacctctccctcccgggttcaagtgattctcctgcctcagcttcccaagtagctggaattagaggtgcctgccaccacgtctggctaatttttgtacttttagtagagatggggtttcaccatgctggccaggctggtctcgaactcccaacctcaggtgatctacccgcctcggcctcccaaagtgctgggattacaggcatgagccactgcacctggcccctcatTTGACTTTTAATTGAGAACCTACTTGGTGCCATGTATAAGCTGGGTACAAGAGTGAACAAGACGAAGCCTTCCTGCCCTCATGCCAACTGCTCAGCAGTATTTCAGGACTGTATCAGGGAGATTAGCCTGGGATCACAGGAGACTTCCTACAAGAGATGATGTCTGAACTGAGTTGTTCACCAGGCACAGgttggagaagggagaagggtggCCAGGACAGGAGGAGCCCTGGTGTGAATGCCCAGAGATGGCAGGAGAAATCATGGCATATATAAGGTGTCTTGAGCTTGGGATATGGGAAGGTGAGAAGTGATATTGTATGGGACATACTTACACTAAAGCATTATtggttgtttatctgaaattcaaatttgggCATACTGTTAAATGCTAAATTTAGCTGTCATGGTAAGAAGCTGAAATTTACTGTTAGGggatattttgtatatttgttttctttctgtttttattgaaaACAGATAATGGTAAAATAACAAACCCTTCCTACATGACACAACAATCATAGTCACTGTACCAGGGCTCACCAGAGCCTGAGTTCCATGCTCTGCCTGCTCAACCTCATGTCATTCAAGCCTCCCAAGGGGGTGGTGCCCTGATTCCCAAATGGATGAGGAAAACAGATCATAGTGGTTAGATCCTGGACTAGACACACAGAGAATCCGGAAGGAGTGAGGACACAAAATGAACCCATTTCTGGTGGGTCTTCCCATCCCTGCTAatctgtagtttttatatttccatattaCCTTCCGCCCAGATCTAGCTTTACTGGTTTGCTGCCAGGGAGAACAAATTTTTGAAATCtgctattttatttccattaattaattaattaattactttaagatgaggtctcgctctgttgtccagcctggggtgcagtggcatgatctcaactcactgcaacctctgcctccctaattcaagtgattctcccacctcagactcccgagtagctgggattatcggtatgtgacaccatgcctggctaatattttagtagagatggggcttcttcGTGatcatcaggctggtctcaaactcctggccgcaagtgatccacctgcctcggcctcccaaagtgctgggattagaggtgtgagccactgtgcccagcctaaaaatattttttaatagcacCACagtgtaggctgggtgtggtggctcacacttgtaatcccagcacttagggaggctaggcgggtggatcacttgaggtcaggagttcaagaccagcctggccaacatggtgaaaccctgtctctatgaaaaatacaaaaattagccaggcatggtggcagacacctgtaatcccagctacttatgaggctgaggcaaagattgtgccattgcactctagcctgggtgacaggagcaagactccatctcaaaaaaaaaaaagaaaacaaaaagcaccaCACTGTAAATAAACTGAACAGCCATGGTTAACGAAGTGTGAATAAATTACAGAAGCTCCATACTCTGGAATATTTGTCAGCTCTTAAAGAATGAATTAtgatccttttgtagttcataaGCATGATGATTATGTGTTCACATGTTCCTGTGTAAGATGTGCCACcttcaaatcttttttcttttttttgagacggagtctcgctccatcgcccaggctggagtgcagtggcgcgatctcagttcactgcaagctccgcctcctgggttcacgccattctcctgactcagcctcccgagtagctgggactacaggtgcccaccaccacgcctggctaatttttttgtattttcagtagagacggtgtttcactgtgttagccaggatggtctcaatctcctgaactcatgatctgcctgcctcagcctcccaaagtgctgggattacaggcgtgagtcatggCGCCTGGCCGCCACCTTCAAATCTCGTTACGACATAGGCACATTGCCCGTCTgacacgaaaaaaaaaaagaatgaattatggAAATGAACTAGAAAAATGTCTATGATTTCAAAATAGTAGGATCTTTTTTGTAAGGTGAAGAGATACATATTGACGTCAGAGAGGAGAGTTAAACTGTTAATGTTACTTCAGAAAGGACTGAttagggtggaggaggagggagaatttaactttaaaaaattgctgggcacgggctgggcacggtggctcacacctgtaatcccagcactttgggaggccaaggcgggcagatcactaggtcaatagatcaagaccatcctggccaacatggtgaaaccccgtctctactaaaactacaaaaattagctaggtgtggtggtgctcacttgtaatcccagctacttgggaggccgaggcaggagaatcccttgaacccgggagctggaggttgcaaagagccgagatcgtgcctctgcactccagcctgggcgacagagcgagactccatctgcaaaaaaaaaaaaaaattaccgggcatggtgtctcatgcttgtaatcccaccactttgggaggctgaggtgggagaattgcttgagtctgggagtttgagatcagcctgggcagcatagtgagaccctgtctctacagaaaataaaaaattagccagatgtgatggtgtgtgcctgtagtcccagctgggagaatcacttgagcctaggaagtggaggctgcagtgggccataatcatgccactgtgctccagcctgggcaacagagctagactctgtctcaaaaataaataaaataaaaataaaatgtgcttcaGCATCTCTAGAATTGTTCCAAttagaaatgttattttcataaaataaaaataacacacacactAAAGTATACAtgtgtagaaaaaaaattcccaactTTCAGAGAGAACCtctgtaaatatttttgatttattttcttcagttgCTTTTCCATGTATCAATATTTTtgcatgcatttaaaaaatacaattttttttttttgagggggagtctctctctgtcgcccaggctggagtgcagtggcatgatcttggctcactgcaagctccgcctcccaggttttcacgccattctcttgcctcagcctccagagtagctggaactacaggcacctgccagcaggtccggctaatttttttgtataaaaaatacaattttttttaaagacagggtctagctctgttgaccaggctggagtgtgcagtggtgcgattttggctcactgaaacttccacctcctgggttcaagtgatcctcctgcctcagtcccccgagtagctgggactacaggggcgtgccaccatgcctggctaatattttgtatgtatttttagtagagatggggtttcaccatgttggccaggctggtatcgaactcctgacctcaagtgatcctcttgcctcagtcttccaaagtgctgggattacaggcgtgagccactgcacttggcctcttcttttttaaaaaaaaaaattatttttggctgggcgcagtggctcacgcctgtaatcccagcactttgggaggccgaggcgggtagatcatgaggtcaagagttccagaccagccttgccaagatggtgaaaccccgtctttactaaaaatacaaaaattagccgggcgtggtggtgggcgcctgtaatcccagctactcgggaggctgaggcacagaattgcttgaacctgggaggcagagtttgcagcgagctgagatgatgccactgcactccagtgagactctgtctcaaaaataaataaataaataaataaataaataaataaaaattttgttttttaattacaaaatttacttatttattactattattattatttttggagacagagtttcactcttgtcacccaggctggagtgcaatggcaggatctcagctcactgcaacctccgcctctggagttcaagcaattctcctgcctcagcctcccaagtagctgggattacaggcatacaccaccatgtcaggctaattttgtatttttagcagagacagggttttaccatgttggccaagctggtctcaaactcctgaccttaggtgatccacctgcctcggcctcccaaagtgctgggattacaggtgtgagccactgcgcctggcctgtttttttaaatggagtcccactctgtcgcccaggctggagtgcagtggcaccacctcggctcactgcaacctctgcctcccaggttcaagcaattctcgtgctgtgcctcagcctgctgagtggctgggactacaggcatgtgacaccatgcctggctattattttttttaagatggagtttcgcttttgttgcccaggctggagtgcaatggtgcgatctgggctcaccacaatctccgcctcccgggttcaagcaattctcctacctcagcctcccgagtagctgggattacaggcatgcgcaatcacgctcagctaactttttgtatttttagtagggacagggtttctccatactggtcaggctgatctcgaactcctgacctcaggtgatccgcccgcctcagcctcccaaagtgttgggattacaggcatgagccactattccTGGCCTAATCCACATTCCATTATGTGGACTTACCCCATCGTGAGAAATTtgtatatgctttttttctttttcttttttttgatatggagtcttgctctgttgcccaggctggagtgcagtggtgcgatcttggctcatggcaagctccacttgccgggttcacgccattctcctgcctcagcctcctgagtagctgggactacaggcgcccaccaccgtgcccggctaatttttgtgtgtgtgtgtatttgtagtagagatggggtttcattgtgttagccaggatggtctcgatctcctgacctcgtgatccgcctgcctcagcctcccaaagtgctgggattaaaggagtgagccactgcgcctggcctgtatatGCTTGCTTTCATTATTATACAtgacacttaaaaaattattgtatattagttatcttttttgttgttttttgaaaccaagtctccctctgttgcccaggctggagtgtcatggcatgatctcagttcactgcaacctcagcctcccagattcaagcaattctcatgtctcagcctc from Nomascus leucogenys isolate Asia chromosome 7b, Asia_NLE_v1, whole genome shotgun sequence encodes:
- the SELENOW gene encoding LOW QUALITY PROTEIN: selenoprotein W (The sequence of the model RefSeq protein was modified relative to this genomic sequence to represent the inferred CDS: inserted 1 base in 1 codon) — protein: MWQPRAMALAVRVVYCXLQLKKKLEDKFPGRLDICSEGTPQATGFFEAMVAGKLIHSKKKGDGYVDTESKFLKLVAAIKAALAQG